In Papaver somniferum cultivar HN1 chromosome 9, ASM357369v1, whole genome shotgun sequence, the genomic stretch ccagcttcgcgaaacatcaaaatcctctacacctgctcaacaccctagcaacctatacctataccctaaactatcgacccattcttccctctctttcttcttcttcccctctcctgcaacagtgacccttcccccaaatcactccaccatcttctcccccaaatcactccaccatcctttccccaaatcattcaaccatcaccataacctccaccatcacccgacagaacaaacccccaaacaatccccctaaacctagctgttttatcctctctcaccaactgtcctaggtgaggttgataaaacatctcgatttagggaaattaatggtagcagaagattcaggagggagcataaggacgattcaaagcatgggtgctcgatttcaaggctcaattttcaacaaattaggtaaccctaatttctgattttggaaaaagggggaagaaccctaattttaatctgtgggtataaatatgtactgttgggttgtgttataaactatctctgggctagccagtgaacaatttattgaatcaattctcatttttttcaatttctgtcTTAGCAACAGTTGATAGTGTGTATGTGTGTATCCTGTTTATCTGTTGCATTTGAATTCAGTTTGTTGTATGAATGCTTTAGTTATACTCATGGTTAGCATGATctaaacagcatcaggccaaggctcagctgaagccttgtgcactgtcaagtgactagaagctaggatagttacttccatgctctgttttgcttgagcaaatgggagataccaatgcacatagtgcctgtgattggctgtgctgtcaaaagacagccaatgctaggggcagactattgagcaatttagtattcttctatttctagatgtacgcataggatcaaactcaacctagaaacatgtcatttgattaggacacaaggtggatcctatgccttggcttacccaccaattccttctcagtcacttacattttcagttctgtgtgctttcaattcagtttattttcttgccttttttttcttgcactttgaagccttttgtgcactgaagtcagtgcacaatcctcacctggcCCTTGGCTTcaaagccttggttctttgctgctttaccttgcatccttggttcatgccatttaccttgctttgctcactgccatagtgcattgtcaccattgttagcttaggtttctcttgtatgctcccactccctgtggactgaccccctgcttaccttctatatcataacttggccttgtatacttgcaagcttttgtgtgtctttgcattTCACACCAAGACtcagtgagaacatcagggccattgacgaaggaaatatcgaatttatggaggcgaaaagacttggtaaTCTCAGCAATAGACAGATGAGCAAAGCTGTCCTTTTCACGCAGTTGGAGcctctgaagctcatagtgaggaggaggaggcAGAAGgtctcaacaacaacttcttcaacatcaGGGTCCGCAACCCCCTCAACAACCGTAGCCACCTCAGTACCAGCAGGCACCTCAGAGTCCTCAGGAGGAGGAGATAACGTAGCATTAGGATGATCCATTCTCAGAGGGGGATCAGTCGACGAAGATATCTTCGGAACCTTACACGTAGGTTTCTTTGGAATCCTCATGATACCTAACACCATCAGGAagaacatctccatcaacaatggcggaggaaaatcacagttcattccaaaaacagAAAGGGGAAAAAACcgacatactttgggcatgggtttcactaaaccaaccaaaggaacgATTTGAACACACCATATGGCAAAAATGAATATCATACATCACGAAAAGCAAAATTGCAGGCAAGGAACGATCATGGCATAttatcatcaaaaatcaaaatggagTGGAACCCAAGTTCCATTACAACACAAGCAATTAAAAGAGATCAAAAACTCTCACATGCAGTTAATAATCGCAACATCAGTAATACCCTACTCAAAGAAGAAGACACATGGCACGATATGAAGAGAATCAACACTAAAGAGACGAGCATCACTTACTTGCACGATCAACTGTGAAGCCAAAGCACTCGAAAGATCGAAGGAGAGAAAGAGCAGTTGGCAGCGAAAGAATCTCAATGAAAGAGATGGAGGGAgacagttcgaagaagaaggagaaagggAATTAATAAAAACTCCTTATCTTTGTTCCCTTCTTATAGGCGGTTGGAGAATCcgaaaatttggatgtcccgaaattcaaggggaagttactGCATGAAAGGAAAtgtggggaccacccaatcggtatgTGCGAAAATGGCGGCGTAACAgaagttttcttccacttctaccaaacggtagaatatgaaagaaaaggggcaaactgtgaataccaatattctgtggagcacgtgtcacgatcttagtggcttCACATATATTCAACTGTGTAGCCTTCGATGAACTGAGAAGCCTAAGTAGCAAAGGAtgcctccgcagatctactttatctcatcccaagaaagaaggactaaacggtcaagataagaatggtaaaatcctagtctacaaagaggcagctggcgaggggacagaggtagatgacgcatctaatcaacattaaatgctcaaatctcttatctacacgcatgaatcaaggaacgtggagagagaaggcgtgacagaacccgattggcggaagctggcggtgaacgaaggtacaacctgtactaaggagATGTAGTTCCCGAAAGAACGTGAGCCAGCTGAGGTGGCGGAATACAACTGGAGAAGGTATGcagtggacgaaggtaccattggtacgaaaggtatatcagcagacgatggacccagaggcagcaaagatataacTGGAGCAacaggggctataaataccaagcctcaccaacaaactaagggcattcaatatctaggatagaaaatctagtcttaagcttatacctctttaatgtttagaacttaagtatttacttccacttgagttctctctattattttgggaagcatttaagatctttgtaaccacctcaaacttaatacaaaacaatcactcattaccccgtggacgtagacaaatgtcgaaccacgtaatctcttgtgtctcatgataatttAGAAGCTTTtatattatatttgtgttcttcgttattattgcgatcttagatatcatttattacttagcattatcagttcaacagaggtatcaatactgcttagtatcagatcctcagagctgtatacattacgtatactacgggaaaacgagtagtcacaaagACTATTTGTGTTCAATCATACTGAAATCAATTGAATAAGCTTTTTAGTTGGCTCCATGGTAACATGGGATTTTAGTAAATAAGGTTTTTTAGATTACTCTTATATTCATGATTAGGTTTCGTAATTGTTATGTCTGATGCAGATTTTACAAATGAAACATTGTAGGTATCCAGATGAGAAAGCTGGTGAAGTGCCCAGTGGAAGTGAAGGTTCGTCGGAGAAATCCCTTGCTGccaagaaaaacaagggaaaggAACAGGAACAAGAGCCAGTTTAAACCGAAGAACCTCTGAACAGAGAAGTGCTCGTTATAATGAAGGGAATGTTGGACAAATGCAACCCGTATGTACGTATTATTCGACATATTTCGCAAGGAACTGACTTCCAAGATGTTCGTCTTCACATAAAGGAGCAGCCAATATTTCTTCGGACGTATAACATTCCAACATCACCACAAGTAGCAACTGTCTTAGTTGGAGGAGAAGAACCGAGTGAAGTGCTTCATCAAGACATAATTGTTGAAACAAAATATGGGAAATTGCTGAATGTTCCCGACACAGCATGTTTCTACGATCCATTACAATATCCGTTACTGCATCTTTATGGATGTTTTGGATGGGATTTGACGATTTTCGGTGATAATGCTAAAAGGATAAGCTGTCgagcatactatgcttatatgcTACAGGTAAAGTTAATGTACCGTCCGTATGTAAATTCTTAtaatttaagatttaaacaactTATATGTTCTCTAACAAAAACACCAAATGTCATTAGATTCGAGAAACCAGCGGTCGATTCTGTTACATGGTGGGAAACTACTACAACATTACGTGGTCGACAATTATGTGAAGATTTCCACAATGCAGTTGAGATGGGTTCGAGATAACCAGAGAACATTCCGAGATGATTGGTACTCAGGCGTTCTTGATGCCTTAGATGCAAATACAGGTAACAAAATCTGTTCAAAACTATTCTTATGGCTCCTAAAATGGGAAGGAAACAGTGCATCAAAGCTTAGGTGTCCCTGAGTTGAAATCATATGTTTTAATCATGCCTATAATTGTGAATTTATGTTATAATATGTAATGATACCGTACACAACTTAACAAAACAAGCTTAGACCGCGATCACATTTCCATACCGAGACTCCAAACTAGGTCCTTGAACAACTATCCTGAAAATACTGAGCATGACTCTTAGAAAAGATAACACTCAAGTTACTCGATATACTTTTTGTAGAAAAGTATTTTTCGTCAGTTTGTGATGAGTCTGCTATAGAACTTAGTGATGCAACTACAATAAGTTTTTTTTAAGCACTACAATATGTTACTTGACAACCATCAGTTTCGATATGCTGTCAAGAACTTATCTTTGAAACCATCcaacttttttatttcttttcgaagTTAAACATCCGTTGACAGAGATCATGGACTCCGTTTAaacttctttttatgtttttttttttttttgattaagatAGTTTTATGCCTTACATTTCCATATGAAATTTCAATTTTGTCAAATATATCCAAAAATGACATCtctattttgttgttgtgatttcgTCTTAAATTATGTTTGAATGGTTTGTGTGCGCACTTTGCAGATGATATTGGGCAACGAGTTATTCTACCTCCTTCTTACACGGGAAGCCCACGTGATATGCTTCAAAGGTATCACGACGCTATGCCATTGGTTCAGAAGTACGGCAAGCCGGATTTGTTTACAACCATGACGTGTAATCCTAATTGGGAGGAGATCCGGAGAAATTTAAAACCAGGGCAACAGGCACATGACATGCGAGATCTGACGACGAGGGTGTTTCATTGCAAATTTGAAGAACTGAAGGTAGATCTGTTCACTAAGGGGGTTCTTGGAAaagttgttgcacatgttcatgttATTGAATTTCAGAAGAGAGGTCTTCCACACGCACACATTCTTATCATCCTGCACGAGAAAGACAAACTACGTACCCCAGATGACTACGATAAGGTTGTTCGAGCAGAAATACCAGATGAAAGTTGAACCATAGTTGTATGCTTCCGTCCTCAAACATATGATACACATGCCATGTGCTTTGTCTGTTGATAGTGTCTGTAAGAAGGATGGAAAGTGCAAGAAGCGTTTTACGAAGCAGTTTGCAGCGGAAACTCTAGAAGGCCAAGATTTGTATCCAGTGTATAGAATACGCGACGATGGTAGAGCAATTACACTCTCCAATGGAAAAGTCGTGAATAACAGCTGGGTTGTTCCGTATAATCCGTGGCTTTTGAAGAAATATGACTTCCATATCAATGTTGAGATTTGTTCAAGTGTACAGTCCGTGAAATATCTGTAAAAGTATGTTTGGAAAGGGGTTGATCGCGTCTTCATGGAAGTATCAAACGAGAAAGAAGCGAAAGATGAGATCAATCAGTTTGTATATGCTCGATGGATATGCCCAAAAGAAGCTCTTTGGCGTATATACAGGTATCAAATGAATAAGATTTATCCTCCCGTCCTTTCATTACAGGTACACTTAACGGATCGACATAGGATCCTACTTCCTGAAGGCAATACTGTCCGAGATGTGATACGACGAGAAAAAGAATCATATACCCAATTGATTGAGTTTTTTAAGACAAACCAAGAAGATGAGTTTGCGAGAACTCTTCTCTACAAGGAATTTCTCGAACACTACAAGTGGGATAAGCCACTAAAGCAATGGATAAGACGGCAACCCAACAACAAAGTCATTGGCAGAGTTACCATTTTTCTACCCGCAGTTAAAATTATCATTTGAGACTTCTCATGAATAACGTTAGAGGGCCAACTTCTTTCGAGGACTTTCTAAAGGTAAATAATAATACGTTTTCGACATATAAAGAAGTAGCGCAACATTTGTGTCTGTTAAAAAGTAACACTCCCATCCGTGACACACTTCTTGAAGTCGTACAAGTAGAGATGCCTTGGTATTTAAGGAGGTTTTTCTGCATGTTGCAACCCCACTGGAGTTCGTGAATTGTGGGATGAAATTTTCCCGTACATGATTGAAGAACACTGCCGGTTCAACATGGAAACAGGGGAAATCAATCTGCTTTTACGGGAAGTAAGGTATATTCTCGGCGAAAAATTAATGGCCACGTATAAACTCCCACCTATCACTGAAGACGTACGCACTTCAGGAGTAAACAAGTTGGTGTGCGAGGAATTCAGAATTCCAGTTTCACCAGAAGATCTATCATCTATTGATATGCTAAATGCCGACCAGAAACATACATTCGATAGGTAAATATTTTATGGAGCTTTACCTCTTTATTTTTACAGTTGTTTCGCTTGTATTGAAACTTAATTTCCTTTACATAATCTCTCGCCATCATGTATGTTGCAAATACCGACCCGAATGAATCCACCATGAGTCAACAAACTTTACTAAAGACGTTACATGTGTTTGGCCATCCTTTCTGTGAATGTCCGCTGGTTTCAATGAACAACACGATAACAGTTTCAACTTTCAGTTTTCCCATCTTATCTGCCTTTGTGTTTAAACGATAGAGAAATAAATACCTTAAACAGACAAGATTAATCTTATGTatgtatatatgtatgtatgtatgttttTCTTGCATCATTATCTTTGAACATCGAGTTGTTTCCTGCACTAAATGTTCCATTACTTGATGAAAAGGAGAAGCATGGGCTGTGCAGTGTATAGTGCGAAGACAATTTAAAACTGAGACTAAATAAAGTGAAACAATCCAACTGAGTAGATTACCTAATGCTCCTATTTTATTGCCTTTACCTCATCTTTAACTGATTGATTATAATTTACGTAACTTCTATGCAGGGTAGTGAATTCCGTTATGAGAGGCGAGAAATCTATATTCTTCATTGATGGTCCGGGTGACTCAGGCAAAACGTTTCTCCATAGGGCGATATCGgccaagtgttgatggtggtttttagcttagggttataatcgtaaaaccttgtatcagatgtgacgtcactctgcaaggaaacggtgttgcgagtactaacctctccaccgacacatttattgagccgctcaatacacttttatccataacactctatAAATTCTGGCACCTCGCCGATACTAgaatcactgagtactttcctgtgctatgttccccagcagaacccttaaatcggtatggcatgacggatttatgttcactcgcatcagagtagcatgaacctccaagtaccaaagttaaggttattgcacgaaatgctcagacagaaagcacactgcattctgtagataaagattttgtgcggcggcatacaaaatccagacaattattgtgataactcacaaagaactcataaacccgactaatttgcaaaattagggtttcgcgccccgcgcagtatacttgaccccgttggtcgaaaccatgcttagccaagctaggcaaccaaatccgccaGAACGCACCAAAAGTGCGGCCGCGCCCTAGGAcgccggccctctttccatcgaccaatcaggtcggttCAAATCCGCCACCGCGCGTTAAAAGTGTGGCCGTACCTTAAGCTTGCtggccccctactttcattgaccaatcaggttgcttccaACCTGCCACGGTCTCAAAAGAGgtcgctagcttcccaaaaacacGCTAGGGTCCCAAAACACGATAGCTTCCTAAAACACGCTAGCGTCCCAAAACTCGCTAGCTTCACAAAACaggctagcttcccaaaacaagccggcttcccaaaacacgctagcTTCCTAAAACACGCTAGCGTCCCAAAACTCGCTAGTGTCCAAAGCACGCTAGCTTCCGAAAACACGCTAGCTTCCGAAAacatgctagcttcccaaaaacgcgccaaCTTCCAAAAAGCGCCAAACATGTCGCACGCGCATactacacgcactaattagggtttcaacacgccaaaccctaatttgggcaagttgCTACCAATATCCCTCCTGAATTTTTCCTTAGTTTTGCTTTCGggttgttttcacctcccgaacgagctcaaaacctaaatattcccgagggggggagataggaaattattttccgcGCAGAATGGAGGGGAGGACCATTAAAATCCTagtccgtacgagaattctacaacaatTCTAGTAAAgggagctaattagggtttcggcataccGAACCCTAATTTAGAACAACGCCGCAAGCGCTTCCGggcttcccttccaagccgcaagcgcttccctccATGCTTCTGGCTTCCAAActgaaggttgcaacaatcaacggttatcCTTCCtttttagatgcaaatcttagccgtacaagttcgTCACCGAACCGGAAAACCTTTTAATTTTAACTTGCTAAACaatagaaacatgctacacgttttccacgaaaacacttgagacatcaaaacatgtcacaaactgggggatgatcatcagggtattggtctggcggtttacagcgtgcggcgtgcaatacgcctgttataggaagtgtcataagagtgaggcggttagtaaatacaagaagtaatggtgaaacgtttccttcattatggaaacatcaattctaggcgttacccgttaccgctttcttccattattcaaccgtttccacttcttacgaggccagcgtacgtttcgttgcgacttgtataaataggtctcacatatttccaccaaaaacaagtttttggtcaggagaacaatacacatccagaaatcacctggtagctttccattcagctcgccagttcaactttcggatacaagtcgcaaaacacccacacttccagaatcaaatattctggcctcaacactttcttcgcttccctccctaagaccaacccttctccttcactttgtgaccgaatcaatcctggaacgaccatttcttggtttaggccaggattgtacagattgatctctcgaatcaaaagtactcccgtgcagtacattattttgggtttagatttgtttctcacccgtactcacacgaaattaccgaaatcagcagaaacggttttcacccacaaacaattggcgaccacagtgggagattaatctctcggttacaaaatCAATTTCCAATTACCGATTTCATGCTTCAACCCTGATTTtaagatggtgaaagcaaacgatccgctcggggatcaatggctcagtcaccaaacggctcagttaccagttatcacacgacaaggagtgactggggacttctcacggtCAAGACGACGTCGCCTCTAAAATTATGgcggacatgcctatggctaggtTTTGCACCAACAACAGAACAGCAAAACAGAAACAAGAAACACGGAGATACGTACCTGGAATATGTTCGCTTGCTTTATTGGtaccactctgccgctagcaTCAAGACATAGAAACAAAGCCAATAATacgagcgctaacagcttgcgtccttccagcgccgacagccttgcatcttttccagcgccggcagcttgcattttttccagcgctaacaactcgCGTCCTAGATGGCAGCGCCATGGCCATTCCTTATCCGGCCGGGGAAGCGTCATCCCCCTTTCCATAGACAGCCAGAGAACCGTCTCACGGACCAAGTTGTAGTGCCACCGCTACCGATCAGTGGCCAAAGTTGTAGCGCTGACGCCAACACTCAATGgccaaaccaaatttatgcaaagccgcgaatgcaaggatcacagattcttcatgcctcctaaCAAAGTGACATTagtacgccacctgtcaacaccagcgacgcagaaaatgtcccttcaggcgttacacctccgatcaccagagctagagccgcttccgccactcctaacgtttcttcaagtgtgatagctccaaccgtcaccagaaccactgctactccaccatcaggacgagagactggaggagccagaagaagccgatctcctcttaccactgttgatttgatggaaagacaaaaggttctcgtaaggctcagaaaGACATGGcaacaac encodes the following:
- the LOC113307871 gene encoding uncharacterized protein LOC113307871, whose amino-acid sequence is MQLRWVRDNQRTFRDDWYSGVLDALDANTDDIGQRVILPPSYTGSPRDMLQRYHDAMPLVQKYGKPDLFTTMTCNPNWEEIRRNLKPGQQAHDMRDLTTRVFHCKFEELKVDLFTKGVLGKVVAHVHVIEFQKRGLPHAHILIILHEKDKLRTPDDYDKVVRAEIPDES